Proteins encoded together in one Camelina sativa cultivar DH55 unplaced genomic scaffold, Cs unpScaffold00555, whole genome shotgun sequence window:
- the LOC104773486 gene encoding potassium transporter 4 isoform X2 has translation MMPAAESGVLPRRNPSQLPWINLSSSRNLILAYQSFGVVYGDLSTSPLYVFRSTFIGKLHKHQTEETVFGAFSLIFWTLTLIPLLKYLLLLLSADGNGEGGTFALYSLLCRNAKLSLLPNQQAADEELPAYKFGPSTGTGSSSRFTSFLEKHKSLRTALLVLVLFGAAIVIGDGVLTPAISGKVCLPPSLLGVAQYHLLLLVVEITHLLLMSSMSGLQATEKKLTDGELLVVACVVLVGLFALQHCGTHRVAFMFAPIVIIWLISILFIGLYNIIHWNPKIIHAISPHYIIKFFRVTGQDGWISLGGVLLSVTGTEAMFANLGHFTSLSIRLAFAVVVYPCLVVQYMGQAAFLSKNLGSIPNSFYDSIPDTVFWPVFVIATLAAIVGSQAVITATFSIIKQCHALGCFPRIKVVHTSKHIYGQIYIPEINWILMILTLAIAIGFRDTTLIGNAYGLACIIVMFVTTFFMALVIVVVWEKSIFLAALFLGTVWIIEGVYLSAALMKVPQGGWVPLVLAFILMIAMYVWHYGTRRKYSFDLHNKVSLKWLLGLGPSLGIVRVPGIGLVYSELATGVPAIFSHFVTNLPAFHKVVVFVCVKSVPVPHVSPEERYLIGRVCPKPYRMYRCVVRYGYKDIQREDGDFENQLVQSIAEFIQMEASDLQQSSSASSESQSYDGRMAVLSSQKSLSNSILTAVSEENDFGEPTILESSSKSMTLQSLRSVYEDEYPQGQVRRRRVRFRLTPSSGGAGMESSVREELMDLIRAKEAGVAYIMGHSYVKSRKSSSWLKKMTIDIGYSFLRKNCRGPAVALNVPHISLIEVGMIYYV, from the exons ATGATGCCGGCGGCCGAATCTGGAGTCTTGCCCCGTCGGAATCCTTCTCAA CTGCCGTGGATTAATCTCTCGAGCTCGAGGAACTTGATTTTGGCCTACCAGAGTTTTGGTGTAGTCTACGGTGACCTCAGTACTTCTCCTCTTTATGTCTTTCGTAGCACATTTATTGGAAAGTTGCATAAGCATCAGACCGAGGAAACCGTATTTGGTgctttctctttgattttctgGACCCTCACCCTGATTCCTCTTCTCAAGTACCTTCTTCTTTTACTGAGTGCCGATGGCAATGGAGAAG GCGGAACGTTTGCTCTCTATTCGCTGCTTTGTAGGAATGCAAAGCTTAGCTTACTTCCTAACCAGCAAGCTGCTGATGAAGAGCTCCCAGCTTACAAATTTGGTCCGTCCACGGGTACTGGAAGTTCATCCCGCTTTACAAGTTTTCTTGAAAAGCACAAAAGCCTGAGGACCGCTTTGCTCGTCCTTGTGCTTTTTGGAGCTGCTATAGTCATAGGAGACGGGGTCCTGACTCCAGCTATATCAGGTAAAGTATGCCTCCCTCCCTCCCTCCTTGGAGTTGCTCAATATCATCTGCTGTTACTTGTAGTTGAAATCACCCACCTTCTTC TTATGTCGTCCATGTCAGGCTTGCAAGCTACAGAGAAGAAATTGACTGATG GCGAACTTCTGGTGGTCGCCTGTGTCGTATTGGTTGGACTGTTTGCTTTACAACACTGTGGTACTCACAGGGTGGCCTTCATGTTTGCACCAATTGTGATAATCTGGCTTATTTCAATACTCTTCATCGGTTTATACAACATCATACACTGGAATCCAAAGATAATACATGCAATTTCCCCGcattatatcatcaaattctTCAGAGTGACTGGTCAAGATGGATGGATTTCTCTTGGAGGGGTTCTTCTTTCTGTGACAG GTACTGAAGCTATGTTTGCAAATCTTGGCCATTTCACCTCGCTCTCAATCAGA CTTGCTTTCGCTGTTGTCGTGTACCCCTGCCTAGTGGTACAATACATGGGCCAAGCAGCTTTCTTGTCAAAGAACCTCGGGTCTATTCCTAACAGCTTTTACGATTCAATCCCAG ATACTGTTTTCTGGCCTGTCTTTGTCATTGCCACGCTTGCAGCCATTGTTGGCAGTCAGGCTGTGATAACCGCTACGTTCTCAATAATCAAACAATGTCATGCCCTTGGGTGCTTCCCACGCATCAAAGTAGTCCACACTTCGAAACATATATATGGACAGATCTATATCCCGGAGATCAACTGGATCCTAATGATCCTTACTCTTGCAATAGCTATAGGCTTTCGAGACACAACTTTGATTGGAAATGCCTACG GACTCGCATGCATAATAGTAATGTTCGTCACGACGTTTTTCATGGCTCTTGTCATAGTTGTGGTTTGGGAGAAGAGTATTTTTCTAGCGGCTTTGTTTCTTGGAACTGTATGGATAATTGAAGGTGTGTACCTCTCAGCAGCGCTCATGAAAGTTCCCCAGGGTGGTTGGGTGCCTTTGGTGCTTGCGTTCATACTCATGATTGCCATGTATGTGTGGCACTATGGGACCCGCAGGAAATACAGCTTTGATCTTCATAACAAAGTTTCGTTGAAGTGGTTGCTGGGATTAGGACCTAGTCTTGGTATTGTACGTGTGCCTGGAATAGGACTCGTATACTCAGAACTTGCAACTGGGGTTCCTGCAATTTTCTCTCACTTTGTCACCAATCTCCCGGCATTCCATAAAGTCgtggtgtttgtttgtgtgaAATCAGTTCCAGTGCCTCATGTGTCTCCTGAGGAACGCTATCTCATTGGGCGTGTTTGCCCCAAGCCTTATCGTATGTACAGGTGCGTAGTGAGGTACGGGTACAAGGACATTCAACGGGAAGACGGGGACTTTGAGAATCAGCTTGTACAGAGCATAGCGGAGTTCATCCAGATGGAAGCAAGCGACCTCCAACAATCCTCCTCGGCTTCTTCTGAGTCTCAATCCTATGATGGGAGAATGGCAGTTTTAAGCAGTCAGAAGAGTCTCTCTAACTCAATCCTGACGGCGGTTTCAGAGGAAAATGATTTTGGTGAGCCCACCATACTAGAAAGCAGTAGCAAATCCATGACCCTGCAGAGTTTGCGCTCAGTGTACGAGGATGAGTATCCACAAGGGCAAGTGAGGAGGCGGCGTGTGAGGTTCAGGTTAACGCCGTCAAGTGGTGGTGCTGGGATGGAGTCCTCTGTGAGGGAAGAGCTAATGGATCTAATACGAGCGAAAGAGGCGGGTGTAGCATATATAATGGGTCACTCATATGTGAAATCGAGGAAATCATCGTcctggttgaagaagatgacgatTGATATTGGCTATTCTTTCTTGAGGAAGAACTGCAGAGGACCAGCTGTAGCACTCAACGTTCCTCACATCAGCCTCATTGAAGTTGGCATGATTTACTATGTTTAA
- the LOC104773486 gene encoding potassium transporter 4 isoform X4 — protein sequence MMPAAESGVLPRRNPSQLPWINLSSSRNLILAYQSFGVVYGDLSTSPLYVFRSTFIGKLHKHQTEETVFGAFSLIFWTLTLIPLLKYLLLLLSADGNGEGGTFALYSLLCRNAKLSLLPNQQAADEELPAYKFGPSTGTGSSSRFTSFLEKHKSLRTALLVLVLFGAAIVIGDGVLTPAISVMSSMSGLQATEKKLTDGELLVVACVVLVGLFALQHCGTHRVAFMFAPIVIIWLISILFIGLYNIIHWNPKIIHAISPHYIIKFFRVTGQDGWISLGGVLLSVTGTEAMFANLGHFTSLSIRLAFAVVVYPCLVVQYMGQAAFLSKNLGSIPNSFYDSIPDTVFWPVFVIATLAAIVGSQAVITATFSIIKQCHALGCFPRIKVVHTSKHIYGQIYIPEINWILMILTLAIAIGFRDTTLIGNAYGLACIIVMFVTTFFMALVIVVVWEKSIFLAALFLGTVWIIEGVYLSAALMKVPQGGWVPLVLAFILMIAMYVWHYGTRRKYSFDLHNKVSLKWLLGLGPSLGIVRVPGIGLVYSELATGVPAIFSHFVTNLPAFHKVVVFVCVKSVPVPHVSPEERYLIGRVCPKPYRMYRCVVRYGYKDIQREDGDFENQLVQSIAEFIQMEASDLQQSSSASSESQSYDGRMAVLSSQKSLSNSILTAVSEENDFGEPTILESSSKSMTLQSLRSVYEDEYPQGQVRRRRVRFRLTPSSGGAGMESSVREELMDLIRAKEAGVAYIMGHSYVKSRKSSSWLKKMTIDIGYSFLRKNCRGPAVALNVPHISLIEVGMIYYV from the exons ATGATGCCGGCGGCCGAATCTGGAGTCTTGCCCCGTCGGAATCCTTCTCAA CTGCCGTGGATTAATCTCTCGAGCTCGAGGAACTTGATTTTGGCCTACCAGAGTTTTGGTGTAGTCTACGGTGACCTCAGTACTTCTCCTCTTTATGTCTTTCGTAGCACATTTATTGGAAAGTTGCATAAGCATCAGACCGAGGAAACCGTATTTGGTgctttctctttgattttctgGACCCTCACCCTGATTCCTCTTCTCAAGTACCTTCTTCTTTTACTGAGTGCCGATGGCAATGGAGAAG GCGGAACGTTTGCTCTCTATTCGCTGCTTTGTAGGAATGCAAAGCTTAGCTTACTTCCTAACCAGCAAGCTGCTGATGAAGAGCTCCCAGCTTACAAATTTGGTCCGTCCACGGGTACTGGAAGTTCATCCCGCTTTACAAGTTTTCTTGAAAAGCACAAAAGCCTGAGGACCGCTTTGCTCGTCCTTGTGCTTTTTGGAGCTGCTATAGTCATAGGAGACGGGGTCCTGACTCCAGCTATATCAG TTATGTCGTCCATGTCAGGCTTGCAAGCTACAGAGAAGAAATTGACTGATG GCGAACTTCTGGTGGTCGCCTGTGTCGTATTGGTTGGACTGTTTGCTTTACAACACTGTGGTACTCACAGGGTGGCCTTCATGTTTGCACCAATTGTGATAATCTGGCTTATTTCAATACTCTTCATCGGTTTATACAACATCATACACTGGAATCCAAAGATAATACATGCAATTTCCCCGcattatatcatcaaattctTCAGAGTGACTGGTCAAGATGGATGGATTTCTCTTGGAGGGGTTCTTCTTTCTGTGACAG GTACTGAAGCTATGTTTGCAAATCTTGGCCATTTCACCTCGCTCTCAATCAGA CTTGCTTTCGCTGTTGTCGTGTACCCCTGCCTAGTGGTACAATACATGGGCCAAGCAGCTTTCTTGTCAAAGAACCTCGGGTCTATTCCTAACAGCTTTTACGATTCAATCCCAG ATACTGTTTTCTGGCCTGTCTTTGTCATTGCCACGCTTGCAGCCATTGTTGGCAGTCAGGCTGTGATAACCGCTACGTTCTCAATAATCAAACAATGTCATGCCCTTGGGTGCTTCCCACGCATCAAAGTAGTCCACACTTCGAAACATATATATGGACAGATCTATATCCCGGAGATCAACTGGATCCTAATGATCCTTACTCTTGCAATAGCTATAGGCTTTCGAGACACAACTTTGATTGGAAATGCCTACG GACTCGCATGCATAATAGTAATGTTCGTCACGACGTTTTTCATGGCTCTTGTCATAGTTGTGGTTTGGGAGAAGAGTATTTTTCTAGCGGCTTTGTTTCTTGGAACTGTATGGATAATTGAAGGTGTGTACCTCTCAGCAGCGCTCATGAAAGTTCCCCAGGGTGGTTGGGTGCCTTTGGTGCTTGCGTTCATACTCATGATTGCCATGTATGTGTGGCACTATGGGACCCGCAGGAAATACAGCTTTGATCTTCATAACAAAGTTTCGTTGAAGTGGTTGCTGGGATTAGGACCTAGTCTTGGTATTGTACGTGTGCCTGGAATAGGACTCGTATACTCAGAACTTGCAACTGGGGTTCCTGCAATTTTCTCTCACTTTGTCACCAATCTCCCGGCATTCCATAAAGTCgtggtgtttgtttgtgtgaAATCAGTTCCAGTGCCTCATGTGTCTCCTGAGGAACGCTATCTCATTGGGCGTGTTTGCCCCAAGCCTTATCGTATGTACAGGTGCGTAGTGAGGTACGGGTACAAGGACATTCAACGGGAAGACGGGGACTTTGAGAATCAGCTTGTACAGAGCATAGCGGAGTTCATCCAGATGGAAGCAAGCGACCTCCAACAATCCTCCTCGGCTTCTTCTGAGTCTCAATCCTATGATGGGAGAATGGCAGTTTTAAGCAGTCAGAAGAGTCTCTCTAACTCAATCCTGACGGCGGTTTCAGAGGAAAATGATTTTGGTGAGCCCACCATACTAGAAAGCAGTAGCAAATCCATGACCCTGCAGAGTTTGCGCTCAGTGTACGAGGATGAGTATCCACAAGGGCAAGTGAGGAGGCGGCGTGTGAGGTTCAGGTTAACGCCGTCAAGTGGTGGTGCTGGGATGGAGTCCTCTGTGAGGGAAGAGCTAATGGATCTAATACGAGCGAAAGAGGCGGGTGTAGCATATATAATGGGTCACTCATATGTGAAATCGAGGAAATCATCGTcctggttgaagaagatgacgatTGATATTGGCTATTCTTTCTTGAGGAAGAACTGCAGAGGACCAGCTGTAGCACTCAACGTTCCTCACATCAGCCTCATTGAAGTTGGCATGATTTACTATGTTTAA
- the LOC104773486 gene encoding potassium transporter 4 isoform X3, with the protein MMPAAESGVLPRRNPSQLPWINLSSSRNLILAYQSFGVVYGDLSTSPLYVFRSTFIGKLHKHQTEETVFGAFSLIFWTLTLIPLLKYLLLLLSADGNGEGGTFALYSLLCRNAKLSLLPNQQAADEELPAYKFGPSTGTGSSSRFTSFLEKHKSLRTALLVLVLFGAAIVIGDGVLTPAISVMSSMSGLQATEKKLTDGELLVVACVVLVGLFALQHCGTHRVAFMFAPIVIIWLISILFIGLYNIIHWNPKIIHAISPHYIIKFFRVTGQDGWISLGGVLLSVTGTEAMFANLGHFTSLSIRLAFAVVVYPCLVVQYMGQAAFLSKNLGSIPNSFYDSIPDTVFWPVFVIATLAAIVGSQAVITATFSIIKQCHALGCFPRIKVVHTSKHIYGQIYIPEINWILMILTLAIAIGFRDTTLIGNAYGLACIIVMFVTTFFVALVIVVVWEKSIFLAALFLGTLWIIEGVYLSAALMKVPQGGWVPLVLAFILMIAMYVWHYGTRRKYSFDLHNKVSLKWLLGLGPSLGIVRVPGIGLVYSELATGVPAIFSHFVTNLPAFHKVVVFVCVKSVPVPHVSPEERYLIGRVCPKPYRMYRCVVRYGYKDIQREDGDFENQLVQSIAEFIQMEASDLQQSSSASSESQSYDGRMAVLSSQKSLSNSILTAVSEENDFGEPTILESSSKSMTLQSLRSVYEDEYPQGQVRRRRVRFRLTPSSGGAGMESSVREELMDLIRAKEAGVAYIMGHSYVKSRKSSSWLKKMTIDIGYSFLRKNCRGPAVALNVPHISLIEVGMIYYV; encoded by the exons ATGATGCCGGCGGCCGAATCTGGAGTCTTGCCCCGTCGGAATCCTTCTCAA CTGCCGTGGATTAATCTCTCGAGCTCGAGGAACTTGATTTTGGCCTACCAGAGTTTTGGTGTAGTCTACGGTGACCTCAGTACTTCTCCTCTTTATGTCTTTCGTAGCACATTTATTGGAAAGTTGCATAAGCATCAGACCGAGGAAACCGTATTTGGTgctttctctttgattttctgGACCCTCACCCTGATTCCTCTTCTCAAGTACCTTCTTCTTTTACTGAGTGCCGATGGCAATGGAGAAG GCGGAACGTTTGCTCTCTATTCGCTGCTTTGTAGGAATGCAAAGCTTAGCTTACTTCCTAACCAGCAAGCTGCTGATGAAGAGCTCCCAGCTTACAAATTTGGTCCGTCCACGGGTACTGGAAGTTCATCCCGCTTTACAAGTTTTCTTGAAAAGCACAAAAGCCTGAGGACCGCTTTGCTCGTCCTTGTGCTTTTTGGAGCTGCTATAGTCATAGGAGACGGGGTCCTGACTCCAGCTATATCAG TTATGTCGTCCATGTCAGGCTTGCAAGCTACAGAGAAGAAATTGACTGATG GCGAACTTCTGGTGGTCGCCTGTGTCGTATTGGTTGGACTGTTTGCTTTACAACACTGTGGTACTCACAGGGTGGCCTTCATGTTTGCACCAATTGTGATAATCTGGCTTATTTCAATACTCTTCATCGGTTTATACAACATCATACACTGGAATCCAAAGATAATACATGCAATTTCCCCGcattatatcatcaaattctTCAGAGTGACTGGTCAAGATGGATGGATTTCTCTTGGAGGGGTTCTTCTTTCTGTGACAG GTACTGAAGCTATGTTTGCAAATCTTGGCCATTTCACCTCGCTCTCAATCAGA CTTGCTTTCGCTGTTGTCGTGTACCCCTGCCTAGTGGTACAATACATGGGCCAAGCAGCTTTCTTGTCAAAGAACCTCGGGTCTATTCCTAACAGCTTTTACGATTCAATCCCAG ATACTGTTTTCTGGCCTGTCTTTGTCATTGCCACGCTTGCAGCCATTGTTGGCAGTCAGGCTGTGATAACCGCTACGTTCTCAATAATCAAACAATGTCATGCCCTTGGGTGCTTCCCACGCATCAAAGTAGTCCACACTTCGAAACATATATATGGACAGATCTATATCCCGGAGATCAACTGGATCCTAATGATCCTTACTCTTGCAATAGCTATAGGCTTTCGAGACACAACTTTGATTGGAAATGCCTACG GACTCGCATGCATAATAGTAATGTTCGTCACCACGTTTTTCGTGGCTCTTGTCATAGTTGTGGTTTGGGAGAAGAGTATTTTTCTAGCGGCTTTGTTTCTTGGAACTCTATGGATAATTGAAG GTGTGTACCTCTCAGCAGCGCTCATGAAAGTTCCCCAGGGTGGTTGGGTGCCTTTGGTGCTTGCGTTCATACTCATGATTGCCATGTATGTGTGGCACTATGGGACCCGCAGGAAATACAGCTTTGATCTTCATAACAAAGTTTCGTTGAAGTGGTTGCTGGGATTAGGACCTAGTCTTGGTATTGTACGTGTGCCTGGAATAGGACTCGTATACTCAGAACTTGCAACTGGGGTTCCTGCAATTTTCTCTCACTTTGTCACCAATCTCCCGGCATTCCATAAAGTCgtggtgtttgtttgtgtgaAATCAGTTCCAGTGCCTCATGTGTCTCCTGAGGAACGCTATCTCATTGGGCGTGTTTGCCCCAAGCCTTATCGTATGTACAGGTGCGTAGTGAGGTACGGGTACAAGGACATTCAACGGGAAGACGGGGACTTTGAGAATCAGCTTGTACAGAGCATAGCGGAGTTCATCCAGATGGAAGCAAGCGACCTCCAACAATCCTCCTCGGCTTCTTCTGAGTCTCAATCCTATGATGGGAGAATGGCAGTTTTAAGCAGTCAGAAGAGTCTCTCTAACTCAATCCTGACGGCGGTTTCAGAGGAAAATGATTTTGGTGAGCCCACCATACTAGAAAGCAGTAGCAAATCCATGACCCTGCAGAGTTTGCGCTCAGTGTACGAGGATGAGTATCCACAAGGGCAAGTGAGGAGGCGGCGTGTGAGGTTCAGGTTAACGCCGTCAAGTGGTGGTGCTGGGATGGAGTCCTCTGTGAGGGAAGAGCTAATGGATCTAATACGAGCGAAAGAGGCGGGTGTAGCATATATAATGGGTCACTCATATGTGAAATCGAGGAAATCATCGTcctggttgaagaagatgacgatTGATATTGGCTATTCTTTCTTGAGGAAGAACTGCAGAGGACCAGCTGTAGCACTCAACGTTCCTCACATCAGCCTCATTGAAGTTGGCATGATTTACTATGTTTAA
- the LOC104773486 gene encoding potassium transporter 4 isoform X1 encodes MMPAAESGVLPRRNPSQLPWINLSSSRNLILAYQSFGVVYGDLSTSPLYVFRSTFIGKLHKHQTEETVFGAFSLIFWTLTLIPLLKYLLLLLSADGNGEGGTFALYSLLCRNAKLSLLPNQQAADEELPAYKFGPSTGTGSSSRFTSFLEKHKSLRTALLVLVLFGAAIVIGDGVLTPAISGKVCLPPSLLGVAQYHLLLLVVEITHLLLMSSMSGLQATEKKLTDGELLVVACVVLVGLFALQHCGTHRVAFMFAPIVIIWLISILFIGLYNIIHWNPKIIHAISPHYIIKFFRVTGQDGWISLGGVLLSVTGTEAMFANLGHFTSLSIRLAFAVVVYPCLVVQYMGQAAFLSKNLGSIPNSFYDSIPDTVFWPVFVIATLAAIVGSQAVITATFSIIKQCHALGCFPRIKVVHTSKHIYGQIYIPEINWILMILTLAIAIGFRDTTLIGNAYGLACIIVMFVTTFFVALVIVVVWEKSIFLAALFLGTLWIIEGVYLSAALMKVPQGGWVPLVLAFILMIAMYVWHYGTRRKYSFDLHNKVSLKWLLGLGPSLGIVRVPGIGLVYSELATGVPAIFSHFVTNLPAFHKVVVFVCVKSVPVPHVSPEERYLIGRVCPKPYRMYRCVVRYGYKDIQREDGDFENQLVQSIAEFIQMEASDLQQSSSASSESQSYDGRMAVLSSQKSLSNSILTAVSEENDFGEPTILESSSKSMTLQSLRSVYEDEYPQGQVRRRRVRFRLTPSSGGAGMESSVREELMDLIRAKEAGVAYIMGHSYVKSRKSSSWLKKMTIDIGYSFLRKNCRGPAVALNVPHISLIEVGMIYYV; translated from the exons ATGATGCCGGCGGCCGAATCTGGAGTCTTGCCCCGTCGGAATCCTTCTCAA CTGCCGTGGATTAATCTCTCGAGCTCGAGGAACTTGATTTTGGCCTACCAGAGTTTTGGTGTAGTCTACGGTGACCTCAGTACTTCTCCTCTTTATGTCTTTCGTAGCACATTTATTGGAAAGTTGCATAAGCATCAGACCGAGGAAACCGTATTTGGTgctttctctttgattttctgGACCCTCACCCTGATTCCTCTTCTCAAGTACCTTCTTCTTTTACTGAGTGCCGATGGCAATGGAGAAG GCGGAACGTTTGCTCTCTATTCGCTGCTTTGTAGGAATGCAAAGCTTAGCTTACTTCCTAACCAGCAAGCTGCTGATGAAGAGCTCCCAGCTTACAAATTTGGTCCGTCCACGGGTACTGGAAGTTCATCCCGCTTTACAAGTTTTCTTGAAAAGCACAAAAGCCTGAGGACCGCTTTGCTCGTCCTTGTGCTTTTTGGAGCTGCTATAGTCATAGGAGACGGGGTCCTGACTCCAGCTATATCAGGTAAAGTATGCCTCCCTCCCTCCCTCCTTGGAGTTGCTCAATATCATCTGCTGTTACTTGTAGTTGAAATCACCCACCTTCTTC TTATGTCGTCCATGTCAGGCTTGCAAGCTACAGAGAAGAAATTGACTGATG GCGAACTTCTGGTGGTCGCCTGTGTCGTATTGGTTGGACTGTTTGCTTTACAACACTGTGGTACTCACAGGGTGGCCTTCATGTTTGCACCAATTGTGATAATCTGGCTTATTTCAATACTCTTCATCGGTTTATACAACATCATACACTGGAATCCAAAGATAATACATGCAATTTCCCCGcattatatcatcaaattctTCAGAGTGACTGGTCAAGATGGATGGATTTCTCTTGGAGGGGTTCTTCTTTCTGTGACAG GTACTGAAGCTATGTTTGCAAATCTTGGCCATTTCACCTCGCTCTCAATCAGA CTTGCTTTCGCTGTTGTCGTGTACCCCTGCCTAGTGGTACAATACATGGGCCAAGCAGCTTTCTTGTCAAAGAACCTCGGGTCTATTCCTAACAGCTTTTACGATTCAATCCCAG ATACTGTTTTCTGGCCTGTCTTTGTCATTGCCACGCTTGCAGCCATTGTTGGCAGTCAGGCTGTGATAACCGCTACGTTCTCAATAATCAAACAATGTCATGCCCTTGGGTGCTTCCCACGCATCAAAGTAGTCCACACTTCGAAACATATATATGGACAGATCTATATCCCGGAGATCAACTGGATCCTAATGATCCTTACTCTTGCAATAGCTATAGGCTTTCGAGACACAACTTTGATTGGAAATGCCTACG GACTCGCATGCATAATAGTAATGTTCGTCACCACGTTTTTCGTGGCTCTTGTCATAGTTGTGGTTTGGGAGAAGAGTATTTTTCTAGCGGCTTTGTTTCTTGGAACTCTATGGATAATTGAAG GTGTGTACCTCTCAGCAGCGCTCATGAAAGTTCCCCAGGGTGGTTGGGTGCCTTTGGTGCTTGCGTTCATACTCATGATTGCCATGTATGTGTGGCACTATGGGACCCGCAGGAAATACAGCTTTGATCTTCATAACAAAGTTTCGTTGAAGTGGTTGCTGGGATTAGGACCTAGTCTTGGTATTGTACGTGTGCCTGGAATAGGACTCGTATACTCAGAACTTGCAACTGGGGTTCCTGCAATTTTCTCTCACTTTGTCACCAATCTCCCGGCATTCCATAAAGTCgtggtgtttgtttgtgtgaAATCAGTTCCAGTGCCTCATGTGTCTCCTGAGGAACGCTATCTCATTGGGCGTGTTTGCCCCAAGCCTTATCGTATGTACAGGTGCGTAGTGAGGTACGGGTACAAGGACATTCAACGGGAAGACGGGGACTTTGAGAATCAGCTTGTACAGAGCATAGCGGAGTTCATCCAGATGGAAGCAAGCGACCTCCAACAATCCTCCTCGGCTTCTTCTGAGTCTCAATCCTATGATGGGAGAATGGCAGTTTTAAGCAGTCAGAAGAGTCTCTCTAACTCAATCCTGACGGCGGTTTCAGAGGAAAATGATTTTGGTGAGCCCACCATACTAGAAAGCAGTAGCAAATCCATGACCCTGCAGAGTTTGCGCTCAGTGTACGAGGATGAGTATCCACAAGGGCAAGTGAGGAGGCGGCGTGTGAGGTTCAGGTTAACGCCGTCAAGTGGTGGTGCTGGGATGGAGTCCTCTGTGAGGGAAGAGCTAATGGATCTAATACGAGCGAAAGAGGCGGGTGTAGCATATATAATGGGTCACTCATATGTGAAATCGAGGAAATCATCGTcctggttgaagaagatgacgatTGATATTGGCTATTCTTTCTTGAGGAAGAACTGCAGAGGACCAGCTGTAGCACTCAACGTTCCTCACATCAGCCTCATTGAAGTTGGCATGATTTACTATGTTTAA